One Choloepus didactylus isolate mChoDid1 chromosome 8, mChoDid1.pri, whole genome shotgun sequence DNA window includes the following coding sequences:
- the LOC119541371 gene encoding NADH-cytochrome b5 reductase 3: MGAQLSTLGRVVLSPVWFLYSLLMRLFQRPTPAITLESPDIKYALRLIDKEVVSHNTRRFRFALPSPQHILGLPIGQHIYLSARIDGNLVIRPYTPVSSDDDKGFVDLVIKVYFKDTHPKFPAGGKMSQYLESLNIGDTVEFRGPNGLLVYLGKGKFAIRPDKKSSPVIRTVKSVGMIAGGTGITPMLQVIRAILKDPDDHTMCYLLFANQTEEDILLRPELEELRNEHSARFKLWYTVDKAPDAWDYSQGFVNEEMIRDHLPPPEEEPLVLMCGPPPMIQFACVPNLERVGHPKERCFAF, encoded by the exons TTGGGCCGCGTGGTGCTCTCCCCAGTCTGGTTCCTCTACAGCCTGCTCATGAGGCTGTTCCAGCGCCCCACCCCGGCCATCACCCTCGAGAGCCCGGACATCAAGTACGCGTTGCGGCTGATCGACAAGGAG GTCGTCAGCCACAACACCCGGCGGTTTCGCTTCGCCCTGCCTTCACCCCAGCACATCCTGGGCCTCCCTATTG GCCAGCACATCTACCTCTCGGCTCGAATCGATGGCAACCTGGTCATCCGACCCTACACGCCCGTCTCCAGCGATGACGACAAGGGCTTCGTGGACCTGGTCATCAAG GTTTACTTTAAAGACACCCATCCTAAGTTTCCTGCCGGAGGGAAGATGTCGCAGTACCTGGAAAGCCTGAATATTGGAGACACCGTTGAGTTCCGGGGCCCGAACGGGCTGCTGGTCTACCTGGGCAAAG ggAAGTTTGCGATCCGTCCAGACAAGAAGTCCAGTCCCGTCATCAGAACAGTTAAGAGCGTCGGCATGATCGCGGGAGGAACGG GCATCACCCCGATGCTGCAGGTGATCCGCGCCATCCTGAAGGACCCAGACGACCACACCATGTGCTACCTACTCTTCGCCAACCAG acCGAGGAGGACATTCTGCTGCGGCCTGAGCTGGAGGAACTGAGGAACGAGCATTCCGCCCGCTTCAAGCTCTGGTACACGGTGGACAAGGCCCCTGACG CCTGGGACTACAGCCAGGGCTTCGTGAACGAGGAGATGATCCGGGACCACCTGCCACCGCCGGAGGAGGAGCCGCTGGTGCTGATGTGCGGCCCCCCACCCATGATCCAGTTCGCCTGCGTGCCAAACCTGGAGCGCGTGGGCCACCCCAAGGAGCGCTGCTTTGCCTTCTGA